A section of the Phacochoerus africanus isolate WHEZ1 chromosome 4, ROS_Pafr_v1, whole genome shotgun sequence genome encodes:
- the LOC125124693 gene encoding olfactory receptor 1361-like, producing MGRDNQTRVTEFLLLGLSGQSEQEEVLFGLFLCMYLITIIGNLLIVLAIGCDRHLHTPMYFFLANLSCVDICVSSVTIPKMLVNHILGSQSISYAECMTQIYFFITFTNMDGFLLSVMAYDRYTAICCPLHYTMIMRPKLCVLLVAASWVVTHLHALLHTLLMGKLMFCSNNAVHHFFCDPYTVLKLSCSNTFINDLMVLTVGGLIFMTPFTCIIVSYAFIFSNVLKLPSAHGVRKALSTCGSHLTVVSLFYGAILGVYMRPSSSYSVQDVVATVIFTAVTPLVNPFIYSLRNRDMKRALRKLISDSIV from the coding sequence ATGGGCAGAGACAACCAGACCAGGGTCACAGAATTCCTTCTCCTGGGACTCTCTGGGCAGTCAGAGCAGGAGGAGGTGCTCTTCGGGCTCTTCCTGTGCATGTACCTGATCACCATCATCGGCAACCTTCTCATCGTCCTGGCCATTGGCTGTGACAGGCATCTCCATAcgcccatgtacttcttcctggcCAACCTCTCCTGTGTGGACATCTGCGTTTCATCAGTCACGATCCCCAAGATGCTGGTGAatcacatcctgggaagccagtCCATCTCTTATGCAGAATGCATGACCCAGATCTACTTCTTCATCACTTTCACCAACATGGACGGGTTCCTCCTGagtgtgatggcctatgaccgttACACTGCCATCTGCTGCCCACTCCACTACACCATGATCATGAGGCCCAAGCTCTGTGTCCTGTTGGTGGCTGCCTCTTGGGTCGTGACCCACCTGCATGCTCTCCTACACACTCTTCTCATGGGGAAGCTCATGTTTTGTTCCAATAATGCTGTCCATCACTTTTTCTGTGATCCCTATACAGTTCTAAAGCTGTCTTGCTCTAATACTTTCATCAATGACCTAATGGTCCTCACTGTGGGTGGACTGATATTTATGACACCATTCACGTGCATCATTGTTTCATATGCCTTCATCTTCTCTAATGTGTTGAAGCTGCCATCTGCTCACGGAGTAAGGAAAGCCCTGTCCACGTGTGGATCCCACCTCACTGTGGTCTCCCTCTTCTATGGGGCAATCCTGGGGGTCTATATGCGCCCTTCATCCTCCTACTCAGTACAAGACGTGGTGGCCACTGTCATCTTCACTGCGGTGACTCCCCTGGTCAAtcccttcatctacagcctgagaaatCGTGACATGAAGAGAGCTTTAAGGAAACTAATATCAGATtcaatagtttaa